The DNA window CCCCTGGAGGACGCGTGAGCGGCGGGACGCTGATCGCCGGTATCGGCAACGTCTTTCTCGGCGACGACGGATTCGGCGTCGAGACCGTGCGGGCCCTGTCCGCGCACCGGCTGCCCGACGGAGTGGAGGTGGTGGACTTCGGCGTACGCGGGGTCCACCTCGCCTACCAGCTCCTCGACGGCTACGACACGCTCGTGATGGTCGACGCCACCGCACGCGGCGGCGAGCCGGGCACGCTCTACCTCATCGAGCCCGACGGGAGCGCGGGGCCCGGCGGCGCCGTCCTCGACGGCCACCACATGTCTCCGGACG is part of the Streptomyces subrutilus genome and encodes:
- a CDS encoding hydrogenase maturation protease, with product MSGGTLIAGIGNVFLGDDGFGVETVRALSAHRLPDGVEVVDFGVRGVHLAYQLLDGYDTLVMVDATARGGEPGTLYLIEPDGSAGPGGAVLDGHHMSPDAVLALLDTLCAGTGTVPPRRTFVVGCEPASVEEGIGLSPPVAAAVPRAARMVLDLLRDETATPSPAALRRTP